A genome region from candidate division KSB1 bacterium includes the following:
- a CDS encoding FlgD immunoglobulin-like domain containing protein, whose protein sequence is MKHCSMLFMILILTVFAFNTRADVPRSIYAINASAETISKLNIESGHIAQNIAKTGQIPNDIVYWNEKIYIVNSTTSSIQILDPRTDRITGSIALQEGGNPWSIAFTGTQRAYVSNYVANSVSVVDIETQQIIDNIPVGTGPEGILVVGNRAYVANTGGYSGAAPYQGSISVIDITTDSVTHTLPVPDNPQDMALAPDNHIHVPCTGDYVNTGGSVAVINPSGGADYSTPTVTDTIALGGAPAFIEITAEGIAYCLDWGTSEHGFMYSYDTATDSVLHDGESPILTGPNAGHLLYDPIESCLWIVSMTQWGGDGFVQKYDTELDTITRTSGVIGSGTQRIALVDQIYDITPWADQVVEFTPGAGAGFGENYFPTNVLGPPDPDPMLSIYQSSNKPQEILSLGTGGEIVLEFIDTIIVDGEGADFTVFENPFVYSMGGEDHVFIEAGIVSVSQDGNEFVEFPYDTVTWSGLAGVTPTLDAYHFDDPSRSGGDSFDLADVGLESARYVKIRDLGSIKKEGAWNGDFDLDAVVAVNYISTETLIESNPSISAPANFVLHPNTPNPFNPVTQIRFSVNQPGRITVDIYSITGRNVNTLVNRQLSVGKYEFQWDSTDDRGLPVASGVYMARISSSHHSESIKMTLVR, encoded by the coding sequence ATGAAACATTGCTCTATGCTGTTTATGATCCTGATATTAACTGTTTTTGCATTCAACACCCGCGCCGACGTGCCGCGTAGCATCTATGCCATCAACGCGTCCGCGGAAACCATTTCCAAACTCAATATTGAATCCGGTCACATTGCGCAGAATATTGCCAAAACCGGCCAGATCCCCAATGATATCGTCTATTGGAATGAAAAAATATATATTGTCAATTCGACCACCAGTTCGATCCAGATTTTAGATCCGCGCACAGACCGGATCACCGGCAGCATTGCCCTGCAGGAAGGCGGCAATCCCTGGAGCATCGCATTCACTGGAACACAGCGCGCCTATGTGTCCAATTACGTCGCCAACAGCGTCTCGGTCGTGGACATTGAAACACAGCAGATCATTGACAATATTCCGGTAGGGACCGGCCCCGAAGGCATTCTCGTCGTGGGCAACCGCGCCTATGTCGCCAACACCGGCGGGTACAGCGGCGCCGCCCCCTATCAGGGCAGCATTTCCGTCATAGATATTACCACGGATTCCGTCACCCATACGCTGCCGGTGCCGGACAATCCCCAGGATATGGCTCTGGCGCCGGACAACCACATTCATGTGCCGTGCACCGGCGATTATGTGAATACCGGCGGCAGCGTGGCCGTGATCAATCCGTCCGGCGGCGCCGATTACAGCACCCCGACGGTCACGGACACCATCGCCCTGGGCGGCGCGCCGGCGTTCATTGAAATCACCGCAGAGGGTATCGCTTATTGTCTGGATTGGGGCACCAGCGAGCACGGATTCATGTACAGTTACGATACGGCCACGGATTCGGTGCTGCACGACGGCGAATCGCCCATACTCACCGGGCCGAATGCCGGACATTTGCTCTATGATCCCATTGAATCCTGTCTGTGGATCGTCAGCATGACCCAGTGGGGCGGCGACGGCTTTGTGCAAAAGTATGATACTGAACTCGACACCATCACCCGGACCTCCGGGGTGATCGGCAGCGGCACCCAAAGGATCGCGCTGGTGGATCAAATTTATGACATCACCCCCTGGGCGGATCAGGTGGTCGAATTCACACCCGGCGCCGGCGCCGGTTTCGGCGAAAACTATTTTCCCACCAATGTGCTCGGGCCCCCCGATCCCGATCCCATGTTGAGTATCTATCAAAGCAGCAACAAACCTCAGGAAATTTTGTCGCTGGGCACCGGCGGCGAGATTGTTCTCGAATTCATCGATACTATTATCGTGGACGGGGAGGGCGCAGATTTTACCGTGTTTGAAAATCCGTTTGTCTACAGCATGGGCGGCGAAGACCATGTGTTCATCGAAGCCGGCATCGTGTCAGTGAGTCAGGATGGCAACGAATTTGTCGAATTTCCCTATGACACCGTAACCTGGAGCGGACTCGCCGGCGTCACCCCCACGCTGGACGCTTATCATTTTGACGATCCATCCCGTTCCGGTGGCGACAGCTTTGACCTGGCGGATGTGGGACTCGAATCGGCCCGTTATGTGAAAATCCGAGATCTCGGCTCTATCAAAAAAGAAGGCGCCTGGAACGGCGATTTTGATCTGGATGCCGTGGTGGCGGTGAATTACATATCAACAGAAACGCTAATTGAAAGCAACCCATCGATTTCCGCACCCGCCAATTTTGTGCTGCACCCCAACACACCGAATCCGTTCAATCCGGTTACGCAGATCCGGTTCAGCGTTAATCAGCCCGGACGCATCACGGTTGACATCTATTCCATTACCGGCCGCAACGTCAATACACTGGTCAACCGGCAGTTGTCCGTCGGCAAGTACGAGTTCCAATGGGACAGCACAGATGACCGGGGCCTGCCGGTTGCCAGCGGCGTGTACATGGCGCGCATCAGCAGCAGCCATCACAGTGAGAGCATTAAAATGACGCTGGTGCGATAA